The nucleotide window ttaagtatttcaatgttttgctactttgttcttcttctcctctacagttcagaggtacatggtgtacttctactccactacatgtatttaataccttttagttacttcacagatctggatgaatgatgtgaaatataatcaagtgttgaatcagactttagttccacctggagtaaatccacaagctaccctgcagtatacaaagtcattcaaactagctgcacctttaccagctttgagaacactttcatgatcaatcattataaaacatatcatatatattattctgaaattgaccaatctgcacaacgactacttttactgtcgctactttcactatattttgatgagaatacttttctacttttacttgaggaacattttgaatgcaggacttttactgtaacagagtattcctacactctggtacttctactcaagtacaagatctgagtacttctacttttactcaagtacacgatctgagtacttctacttttactgtcgctactttaactatattttcatgataatacttttgtacttttatttgaggaatattttgattgcaggattgttcctacactctggtacttctactttgactcaaacctgagtacttctacttctactcaagtacaagatctgaatacttctacttttaatcaagtacaagatctgagtgcttctacttttactcaagaacaagatctatacttataccacctctgtttatagcctatgaaaaaaactattagaaaactaaggctaaagctaacgttagcagatagtgacaatgtatgctagttagccagctcaacgataatattgcgacagaaaaacttttcagtatacatatcacgctctgccgctccgacagggagctctgctctgaacacctgaaagcccgttcagaccccacgcagcaaccaggaaacgaccccagtaatccagctcacactgtccgaaGCAGCGAGTCCCACAACATCCCACCatcacggcacccagaccccacgcagcattctcatcggtttgtcattactggtgtcattttctggttgctaacgccatggtaacacataatcactgatgttccgctgtaacggtggtggactaatCAGAACAGAGGGCTCataggcaggggggggggggggggggcaggagctccaacaagccgtttaggacagagagtgaatacacatactatacagagatgctgtatgagaatccaatgtgattttggaacattgaaaaatgtaaatatattgtggtagacctcaacaatggaattatgatcagtagaaatggccatgtcatgggacctttaactcaGTCTTTGATCTTTACCAACTCCTGATGGAAATATCTGTCCTTTAAAAGCATTGCTAAAGGCTCCACTATGTTTACCAGCTGTCCGTACACAATTTGAGACCAGCTAGTAAACATAGTGGAGATAGTGATAGTGAGAGTTTTTCAGCCGCCAACTGCATCCAAAAATAAATGCTAATAAAGCGGTGTGAGTGAACCAATCCAGCAAGATTAGAGCCGGACAGCTAGACAATGAGAAAGCCTACCTGAAAAAGATGTTGGCCATGCAGGTAAGAGCAACACGGCGTAACTCCATATTTGTCTGGGATGGAGAACTATACAGCAGAAGGACTCCATCTTCACCCAGCAAGTCACTGAGGTGCTATAAATGACAATAATTTCAAGGTTAATATTAGGTAATTATCATTCATTAGAATACCCTTTGACAAAGCTTGTATAAATATCTACCTGTTGGCACTGAGGTCCGTTTCCATACACTATTGTGGAGAGTGCAAGGAGGACATCAGAGTGTGTCCATGTACTGCACACCTTCAGTGCATTAATGGTGTAATTTACCAACACGTTCAACGTTCGCTCGTCCAttattaccttaaataaacagTGAGAAGAGAAGGTAGGACGAAGAAGTACAGTACATTTCAGGTGATTACATAGAGAGGAATAAGGTCTACTGTTAATTAAGGCTAGTTGTTACCTTTAGCTGATTGAGCAGATGATGTACCAGTTGGCAGAGTTTGACGACTAAATGTTCTTGACTCAGCGGCACAAGACCGCTGACATGTTTCAGCAGATTGCACACGtcctgaaatgggaaataagaGGCTCATCACAACCGAGAAGGTctttaaaagcaaagaaacaaaTAATCCTGAttaacacatgttcatttgtacTTAGGTAGAAATTTGATACAAAAGACAAACGTTTATAATAACATTCAGGTGGCATAAAACGTGTTTGCAGTTAGTTACAACGCTATTCCAGTGGAACATGGCAAATGGAACAGAGAAAATATCTCTCCAAGTTGTACTggcattattagtattattttgGTGATgaagtgagaaatgaatgtttccCATTATGTTTTGTCAGGTTGCCAAGGTGGATGCTAGGGTGTATGGCGTTGACAGGGTGACACTGGTCGGTTCGGGTCGGTTCCTAGGGAGCTGTGGTGTAAACTGTAAAGTAATCAAGTTAATTTAATATTACTGTACGTAAGTACAATTTCGAGATGCTTGTACTTTACTCGAGTAAGTATGTTTTTGAATACaaaaaacatataatatatgatTCCAAAATGGGACAATGTGCATAATGATTACTTTTAGtcctttaagtatatttagatGCGAATGTGCTTTTACTttagtaacattttaaattcaggactttttcttgtaacaaagtattcctacattctggtacttttacttaagtacaagatctgaggattctcccacctctgatcgGGAGTCCTACTTTCCTATCGAAAGAATGGCTACCTAAGTTGCAGTAGTTGGACGTTTTCAGTATCCCACGAAAGTTGAGGCACACTAGGAGCAAAGTGAGTAAGAGTTACCTCTGGTGGGATGTTGATAGTGGGGTCGAAGGTTTTGTTGTAGTTTTCGGACAGCAGCTGGTCGAACAGCAAGTTGAGCTCATCTTTTAGATTGCCTGATTCTGCTCGTAGGGCTCGGAGCTTTGCTGCGCAGCGGGAAAACTGCTTCTCCACGTCGGCCGAGGAGCCGAGCCGCCAGCCGTTGGTCCCCAGCGGGGTGAACGGGGCGGCCTCCGCGGACAGAGCCACCGTGGGGAAGTCAGGGACATCACTGCGACTCATGAGAGATGCTGGTGTAGCTAAAGACTCACTCTGAGCCGCCATTTTTTTTGATCGCGGAAGCGATGTGACGAATGACTGTCTGACGACCGACCCGATTTGCTACTTACGGCATCCCAAGTAGGACAGTTGACATCGTTTTAATGAAAAACTGTTTGTCATTTGCCTTTTCCCAGGAATCTCAACAGAGAAAGTTTGGCCTGAGTAATACCTTTCAAATGTTAACATAAAATGGAAGACATTCACAGTTAAGAATTCGATATGAATGATTAATGCCATTATTGCATACATTTACAGTAAATATGTCtccagtatgatagctgtcaaatagaagttaaatcaatttctcacttattctaagAATTAATTTAACCCACTTAAAGGAGTCAAATATTCGTGAAATTAAGTTGTTTCTTTACGAAACGCCGCCGTGTTAAATGTCttacttgggttgccgtacaTAGCTATCCTGCGCAATGCAAATCGGGTTGAAAGCATCACACACTACTACTACACTACTAAATTAAGATGAACTGCCGTTATGTAATTTATTTAACGACTGCCTATTGTACATATATCAGAATGAGATTCAGAATCAGTTTCATTACCAAGTAGGTTTAAACGTAGTGGTGGATACAGAGACACAGAAATAAAAATACGTAGCAAAAAATATACCATCATAAAAGCTATTttaaaaaacgatatatatatatatatatatatatatatatatataacacgtgtatatatatacacgtgTTGTTTTCAAATGGCACATTAGTGGGAATTGGAAACCTGTGGTTCAATATTACTGAGTTAAGTAATGTAattgggtcattccagaataTCAAGAATATCaacaaatctaataaaacatgcccaaaatgctaaaacatgcacttgttgtgttaaacatatttgtcttgagacaaaatgtatataaagttgtagaaaaagtggtttcaaaatattatttaaatgatcaaatagctctcgaacatcccctaaaatggcatttttctcttgtttttttcccccgcttcttggtgaccaacttgcatgtcaaatataacatttaaaatagggattttatttacttgttttggtattattctattgatatatgtctcttgtaatggtaaaatcaatttgttaaatcataaacatattttaaataacagtAATTTTGCACAGAAGGTGTGTCCCTCAACATGCGTTCAACCCTGTTACCTGGCGCTGCTGTTACCCAAACCTTTTTAGATTGGcacaggaagtgacatcagcaagccatgtgctagtgccatgggtagaccaaaactaagtcctctcttttatttttcatatttttacaatcttttcagtcttaaaagagtgtagcactctgacccactcaaccctgttactgatattatcagaataaagcatattaatttcaaagttatctttcttgcattagatatccaagtttgtccttgccttgaaagtagcattacatgctacatctagcaataattcctgaggttaaagctcaaattagcattgattttcaaccctgttactataattagagtaacaggggtaattcttcattggaaaatatacatttgatacctagctgggcaaatcactttttttgatgGTTTATTATCCGTCTttcctaaatacataaaaaaaaaaaataaaataaaaggttcatttttcaaaaatggtgtctaaattgtcctccaattctggaatgacccaatTATGTATTCCCGTTATGCAACTTTTACTCCACAAAATCGTCTCACAGCTTTAATTTCAAATGATAATTCCCCCCCCCAGTGAACATGATGCATCTCCACACTTTATGTTGAATGTTTTTGATCAACTGAATGATGAAGTGTTCATTTGTGTTCTGAAATTTCAACAAAACCCTTTTGTCTCAGCCTGAAAATGCTTAGTAACAAAGATAAAAATAGGACCGCTTAATCAGAGCCGAACAAGAACAAGTTGACTTAGACATAAGTGCTGCTCACAGGACAGTGATACATTATATTATTTAAAGCCATTGCACAAcactaaataacttttttcttTGACCAATACTGGAAACTCGCAGGAGCACTAGTCCGAGCTGTAGTAAATAAACTACAGAAATAATGTATGCAATAAACATGATTTAGTCTTCTTTCATTGCAGTTAAGGTAGTTTAAGCTTTCATATTCACTGCAGATATCAGATAAATGTAATGAGTCAAGAGCACACACACTTTAAAATGTATAAGTCAAGGCATCTGTAAACTGTTTAACAGGACTTTGTAAGAACCAATGTCAAAGAAAATCTGCATTGTTTGTACCGCTGAGACAAAAGTGAGAGTCATGGTTCACAATATTGTGATCAGATTCGACCTTAGTTAATGCAAGTGAGGCAAATTCAAGGCACGCATAGACAGAATACACATTTTGAACCAATTTACTGTTTCAAAGTTGCTTTGTGCTCAACTTGTTGAACATATCACAATACCAGACTGCACACTAAATTACATTCAAGAGATATACAGCACTAACATTGTAAAGATTCACAACTGAAGTGGAAAGAGGAATGTTCAAGCATGTACAAAACCTTAAATCTCTTGGCATGTAGTTGTCTTTATTATTAGTAAGCAACAGTCTTGGAATTTATATTCAACCTCAGCCAATACTGAAAATTAAAGTCATCAACAAAAACTCTGTTGCTCTTTTTAATTCCATGAAAAATAAGTTATTTTACAACATATCCATACGAAACAATGTACAAAACATCCGTGCATCAATACACAGCAAAAATAATAAGCGGAAATTAGGAGTCATgattcagtcagatgtgaaaatGCTGACCGAGCGCTGGAATGGAAAGTAGTTTTAAATTGGCATTTTCTATGAACGACACTTCACCAGGCCAGGCATGACTTAAGCGCCATCCACCTATGGTGGTAGTGTTATAGGTGGCAAACTATAACAGACTGAATTAAGCAGGAAACCAGGAGGTAGGCATGTCTGTGAATGTACAGCATTGCACAGAACTAGTAAGGGCTGAATTAAAAGTAGTTTTCGAAGGGGGCATGTTTGAATTTCAGCCTGACTTGAACAGTAGTATAGCCACTTGGCCCAGGTAgaagtaaatgaaatgcttggtCTCGTGAGTCACGTAGCTGCCAAAGTTCCTCCCAACAATGCAATGCCATGTGGGGTTGTACTTCTTGTCAAACTCCTGCAGGGGGGACAATGACAATTAGTATATCAAAGATTAAAGGCCATTCCCAACCAGTTTCAATAAATGTTTGTATTACTCATTTGATATTGATCCAAGTTACCTTTTTGACATAAGCAGCAATATCCTTCTCAATGTTGTACTTTTCCATAGCCTGCATGGCACAGTCCACTGCATCCTGCTGCATTTCATCAGGCATGTCCGCATTCTTTATCACTGCCTTTTTGTCAGACATTTTGGCTTTTtggctgcaaaagagggaaaaaaATTAAGTTGAGACATTTTTCACATACTTTCACTCGTTCAAGTGCCAACAGTGAGCCTTGTTGTTTCCTATACATCAGAGCTAACACTCACTAGCTATAAAATCCCATTTACATTGGATAATTGCCAGTCTCATCTTAACTCTTACATTTTACAAACCAATAAACTGGATAGGTAGATAACTGGAGGAAGAATCTTGATCCCCAAACTCAAGAGTTGTTCTGGATCATTCTTAGAGCCGTTATAGACACTTCAGAACATTGAGTTTGTGGGACACACCATGGTTTCTGCTTGCACATATCAGAGAGCCATAAAAACAGTAGATGCTGACATGACATTCATACATATCTGGATCTGGACTGTACAGCTAAAAGCATTACAACTTTGATTGAATTCCGTTTTGAGAATCAACCTTTCAAAACACCACTACCTGCttcaaacataaaaaaaatatcCATCTATAAAACAACTCAAATTGTAAGATTTGCAAACAACAATTCAAAGAAGGTGGTAGGAGCTTTCAGATACAGGTTCTCAGGACAAACACAAGAGGAGGCTCAGGCAATATTAGCATGCTATCAAGAGAAAGCTCAGTCCTCTCCCCTCTGAGGGCACAGGTTTTAATAACAATACACAAAGCGAAGCGTCCTCTTACACATGCAGCTATTCTTACCGTCTCTCCGCGAAGGTAAATTGTTTGGTGTACGTTTAGGGTAGCTGCACTGTTTTTCGTTCATTTATGCAAAGAAAGCATGCGTATCTGCCCCGCCCTTCAGGACGCATCTGCTTTCTGATTGGTTGCAGGAAAGCCTCACCCTGGTCACGGCGTTTTTCACTTGCGGACAGTGCCCGCATTTTGTTTCCACCCAGAATGCATTGTGTTCAACCCTTCAACCCCTCCCTGAGAGAAAGTGATTGATCCAATCAGGTTAATCGATATCGTTCTGCATTAATTTGGATACCTTGCATTAAACCGGCATTTATCTCTTCGGCCCATCAAGGGAGGTTATTGTTAATGTATTAATCCCGGGCCAGTTAAAAATAGACCCTAAAGCATATTActacaaaataacattaaacaAATGTATAACACATGGTGGCACTGTGCCTcattgattaattcatttttatttagtttttaaatgAGAATCCATTCCCAAATGCCAAATAAAGACATAAACGTTTAGGTAATGCacctagctttaaaaatcaTAAGAGAACATTTAGTAGTTGTtaaaaaatacatggaatttCCACTTTCTGCACGATGATATTATGAACATCAATTTCTGCCTTCCTAGAGCCGAGCCAAGGcggccctaaccctaacccacttCAAGCTAAAATAACCCTACTCCAGTCTtttggatagatatatagacaaGTCTAATTGCATGTTGTTTTTACTGGTTTGGTTTAAGCACACAATGTATTGCTAAAATTCTTCACGAAGTATCATTTGAATTGTACTTAAGGTAAATCGTTTCCAAGGACTTCTGCATGTCAATGTTAAGGAAACAGTGCACTCGTGTTCGCTTAAGTTACTGATTGCGTTTCATATCCTGCAtacaatatatttataaaaacatgACTAATGAAGGCTAATCGGAGGGTTCAAGTCTACACACATTTTATTGTGTTGTGCTAATTAATGAAGATGGACAGAAAAGGCACTCTAAAACCATTTCCAGTCCTGAAGTTTTCATGGAACTGGTATTAAAATAGAGCAGTGGGCAAATGTTCATTCAGTGTTTTGTATAGATGTACTGGGAAAgaacaacacacaaacacatgtcttcCGTTATTGAAAGTTTTATTAAAAGAGAATAAAGCTGTAGGATACTGGAGATTTATACTTCAGAAATTCAGAAATCATCATCTGCAGCATAACACTGACCTAAGAAAAAGATACAAACCACATTAAGGTCACATTCCCTTGTCGCGTCCCAGTCCTCCCTCTTCCCTCCCTCCTCCGCTGTTAATGGTCGCTCTCTATTTACCACTCTCCTTAAGCGTGCGGTTCCATCCTGCACCTCCCAGCCCTCCTCCTGGTTTTGAGCTGTGCTCTgctcttctttttttaaataattttgaaaaacaaaaatctgaaaaatgaATCACTCGTCACAGTGGCGCCAGTAATTGTGTCTTCGAGGTCCCAGCCAAAAtggaaaaaaaatatttgttttatttaaaagcCAATTTGGTTTGAATTTTTCCCTATTTCCAGTTTGATGGGGTTATGTGGACAGGGCCGggggtcaggatcctctcccGGTAAAATGCTCCCATGCTCCTGATCCATGTATCCATCCTGAAGCCTAATCCTAATCCTGATCTGATCCTGAATCCTGATCCGGCTCCGGAATGGGGGGGCAATGAGCCCAGTCCAAACCTTCAGAATACCAGCAGAACCAAAGAGAAGGAGGTAAGTTAGAATCACACCTTCAGAAAATGCCAAGACAGAAAGTCAATAAATGCATCTACCAGGGaatttactttgagaaaaacccCTCTATTATCAGTCGCAAAAACACTAATATTTACTTTGGAGGCTATGAGTCAGGCAAAAGCAAAAAGCAAAACACAAGCGTTGGCTCTCCAAATACAAAGTGGTATACAGAACGTGTTACAACTGAAAACATTCAACAACGGCACTATTGTCAAGTGTGTGTAAAAAACTGAACAGCCTTATAATGCAGATTTCACAGTTGACAAGGCACAGCCATCATACCATTGGTGCCATatttgactcctcctcctcctcctcctgttaATCCTAAAACTGTTTCCTCTGTTCCCATCCTATCCTGTTCCTCTGAACtctacagagagacacacaataGGGTCAAAGGACAGTAGTATATGCTTAAAAGAAGTACAAATATTTCCAAAGGAAACACAACAAAGTGTAATAGGACAAGTAGAAGAAATATCACAGAAACAGGTGAGAGATGGTTAgcagaaaaaaaatgaaagggGGGACAGAAAGAACGACAGAGTGAAACAGAGCCGTGTACAAAAATTAAaactaaaaaaagaaaactgcaACAAAAATTGGGGGGGGATAGGGAACACATGAGAAGACAGTGTATGAGATGATCCGTGAGGAATATACGGGATTTGTTGTGACTTGAAGATTTCCTCCTGCGGCTCTGGGCACACCATTACTTCGGTTAGGGTGGACCTAGGTGCGGGAGCGGGAACGACGAGGGGAGTGGCGAGGGGAATGGCGAGGGGAGTAACGGGGAGATCCTCTGCTGCGACGGGACCCGCTCTTGCTTCGGCTACGACTGCGGCTACGAGAGCGGCTACGAGAGCGAGAGCGACCATAGCTGGGGCTGCGTGGACCGTCCACCTTCACACGGATGTAGGCAGTCTCtccctaaacacacacacatgaataaGCATACTTTAGCATGTGGAAGTTGATACATGAGACTCCGGTAAATGAGATAGGGGAAAAACCTGCAGTCATAATACATTCTTTGAGTTTGTATCCAAAACGGCATTTATACATTTAGTGCAGATTAATGAAGTTGCAGAAGTAACACATGAACCAGTGCCTTGATGCAtacattttaatcagctacgccAATACCCAAATCAGACATCAACTTCAAGACTAACTTGAGTAACTTGTGTAGTTCACCATTTTCTTAGCAAAATATATCAATCTGAAAAATAAGGCAACAATTTGATGACCCGGCCCATACTTactttttacaaaaaaaaaataaaaacaattataaaatGTAGTCCCgggacatttgtactttttattACCGATAACCTTGACATACCTCATGAGAACGAAACTTGGTGTTATCCAAATGACGGACAGCGTAGCTCATGTCTTCTTTGCGCACAAACTCCACTACCCCGGTGCCATCACGGTACACATCAGCATAACATACATCACCTGCCTCCCGCATGTGATCCTTCAGGTCCTGCCAGCTTCCACTGGTAGGAAGACCTGAAAAGGAAATATGGTTTTAGGTATAGGCAAATACACTTAAGAGATAAACAACCTGCAGAGTGAGGATAAcatcacacacctgacacaaGAACCCTGTACTCCGAGCGTCGGGAAGGAGGACCATGGTTTCGTCTCTGGCCTCCCATAGGTCCACCAtcacctccaccaccaccaccacctcctcctccgcctcctcctcctcctcctccaccaccacgACCGccgccacctcctcctcctcctcctcctccccgtcCACTTCTAGGAAACTCAACACGCAGGCGGTAGCCATCGTAGTCATATCCGTCACGTCCGTACACAGCATCCTCAGAATCCCTTTGAAATCCAAAAGTTACCAATCATCAAACATCAGCTTAATAGACGCAGAACGTCACCACTCAAGTTAAAAACAGGCTTATACGGAAGACATTTTTTACTTAATGAACTTTGTACATGTTCTGAGAAATCTAAATTGTAAATGCATTTAACGGATTTCAGTTCAAATGGTTTCAATCCTTTGTTCTATAAATCATTGGATAATAGTGATAATTTCTCTTTAGGGTTTCCTAGCGCCAAAAGGTACTAAAATGACATCACAAGTCTTGTTTCCCCATGTTAAATATACTATAATGTGATAGAAGTAAATCAGCTAATGCCTTCAGCCTGGAACAAAAGTGATATACTTAGACTAAATACTTGATTCATTATTCAGATGATAAGGTAATCCATCCATAGTTTGAGCTAAAATTATATTATCAGTGTACAAGTGCTTTAAGAGGTGGTTTATCAGGTTTTAGTTAGGACAGCAAATGTCTGTGGAAAAAAGGTTCCGGTGCAAATAACCCAAATTGCACTTAGGCTAGATGTACATTGTGGATCCTTTACACAAGTCCATGCAGGCAAATTGCAGAAAACACCATTTTAATTCACCTTAAAGTTTAAAATGCAGGCTCATGAAACACTATACAATTCACCACAATACAATTCCTGTACCTATATCtggaaatatatttgtatttgttgtattatttgttagCTTAGTGACCCGACTTCGAATAAGCggtagaagatggatggattatTTTCTTGAAAGATTAAAATGAGTGGGAGGGCGAAGCCTGACCACATTTGCATCTTAGTTCAttat belongs to Pseudochaenichthys georgianus chromosome 14, fPseGeo1.2, whole genome shotgun sequence and includes:
- the dynll2b gene encoding dynein, light chain, LC8-type 2b — encoded protein: MSDKKAVIKNADMPDEMQQDAVDCAMQAMEKYNIEKDIAAYVKKEFDKKYNPTWHCIVGRNFGSYVTHETKHFIYFYLGQVAILLFKSG
- the LOC117458337 gene encoding serine/arginine-rich splicing factor 1, with the protein product MSGGGIVRGPAGSNDCRIYVGNLPPDIRSKDVEDLFYKYGAIRDIDLKNRRGGPPFAFVQFEDARDSEDAVYGRDGYDYDGYRLRVEFPRSGRGGGGGGGGGGGRGGGGGGGGGGGGGGGGGGGDGGPMGGQRRNHGPPSRRSEYRVLVSGLPTSGSWQDLKDHMREAGDVCYADVYRDGTGVVEFVRKEDMSYAVRHLDNTKFRSHEGETAYIRVKVDGPRSPSYGRSRSRSRSRSRSRSRSKSGSRRSRGSPRYSPRHSPRHSPRRSRSRT